A region from the Aquimarina sp. ERC-38 genome encodes:
- a CDS encoding putative signal transducing protein, with protein MSSQFVTVARYQYSAEALIVKGKLESEGIEVFMTDMHTIDIDPLASNAIGGVKVKVRSRDRFAASRVLESIHPYSVDNNQKPIECPKCNSKKVIYTTTIDSFKGLVQYLFGFLLFLLPTYQKFAYRCEVCETQFNLK; from the coding sequence ATGAGTTCTCAATTTGTTACTGTTGCCCGGTATCAATACTCTGCCGAGGCGTTAATTGTAAAAGGAAAACTGGAATCCGAAGGGATTGAAGTGTTTATGACCGATATGCATACTATTGACATAGATCCCTTAGCAAGCAACGCAATCGGAGGGGTAAAAGTAAAGGTTCGATCGAGAGACAGGTTTGCAGCTTCCAGAGTTTTAGAAAGTATTCATCCGTATTCTGTTGATAACAATCAAAAACCTATTGAATGTCCCAAATGCAATAGTAAAAAGGTAATTTATACCACCACTATCGATAGTTTTAAAGGACTGGTGCAATATCTTTTTGGTTTTCTGCTTTTTCTACTCCCTACGTATCAAAAATTTGCCTACCGTTGTGAAGTTTGTGAAACCCAGTTTAATTTAAAATGA